A window of the Diceros bicornis minor isolate mBicDic1 chromosome 28, mDicBic1.mat.cur, whole genome shotgun sequence genome harbors these coding sequences:
- the GOLGA2 gene encoding golgin subfamily A member 2 isoform X3, with product MWPHLPPPRPGMSEENRQMKLAAAKKKLREFQQKNNLGAFPKKKKKIKNGSSPEITTSDDGHSPEDAPKDRAATASEPAVDTVSPDGVPSPSASPPRVTGMASTQNHDAEHGPSPMDESISISSTESLRQLSQQLNGLVKESTSYINGEGLASSANIKNLESRYQELSVALDSSNLTNKQLSSKIEELKQQNQETLDQLEKEKKEFKQKLAKEQGALREQLQVHIQTIGILVSEKTELQTALAHTQQAARQKAGESEDLASRLQSSRQRVGELERTLSAVSTQQKQADRYNKELTKERDALKLELYKNNKNTEDLKQQNSELEEKLRVLLTKKESLQLGMEELQKKLEMSELLLQQFSSQSEPRDNNQQLQQALAERAQLETQVVQLKDLLRQLQVERDQYAGNLKEENAFWQQKMQQVSEQMLRLREEKEHSVSRVQELETSLAELKNQIAVPRPQEPPAGPSEVERRLQAEAEQLQKEVKSLAGQLQAQVQDNASLSRLNREQEQQLLELQRAAELWGEQVEEHKQVLEAVQSDRTTISRALSQNRELKSQLAELQDGFVKLTNDNMEITSTLQSEQHVKKELAKKLSQLQEKLGDLKETVELKSREAQSLQEQRNQYASHLQQYVAAYQQVASEREGLHRQLVLQTQLMDRLQHEEIEGKAAAKVARQELQETQERLEAANQQNQQLQAQLSLMAVPGEEGDGLDVVEKDEEAPRPKLSVPEDLESREAMVAFFNSALASAEEEQARLHGQLKEQRRRCRRLARLAAPSQQELEKEAPAPGSGGDSVPRETHQALQVAMDKLQSRFTELMQEKVDLKERVEELEHRCIQLSGETDTIGEYIALYQNQRAVLKERHREKEAYISRLAQDKEEMKVKLLELQELVLRLVNERDEWYGKSVAAAQKPAGEPATAPPAAQELGAVDSQNTAQDDLHEVSLTNNVEPTQAEALLGQAAPENLTAQQIMQLLREMQNPQEYPGLGTNPCVPFFYRADENDEVKIMVI from the exons GCGCCCAAAGACCGCGCCGCTACTGCTTCAGAACCTGCTGTTGACACTGTGTCACCTGACGGTGTCCCTTCCCCCAGTGCTAGTCCCCCCCGTGTCACTGGCATGGCATCAACTCAG AACCATGATGCTGAACATGGTCCTAGTCCCATGGATGAAAGCAT ATCCATTTCATCTACTGAGAGCCTGCGCCAGCTTTCTCAGCAGCTCAACGGTCTTGTGAAAGAG TCTACATCGTACATCAATGGGGAGGGCCTAGCATCTTCTGCTAATATAAAGAATCTGGAG AGCCGGTACCAAGAGCTATCAGTAGCCCTGGACTCCAGCAAtctaacaaacaaacaactcaGTAGCAAGATAGAGGAATTG AAACAACAGAACCAGGAAACTTTGGATCAACTAGAAAAA GAGAAGAAGGAATTTAAGCAAAAGCTTGCGAAGGAACAAGGGGCTCTAAGAGAGCAGCTCCAG GTCCACATTCAGACCATAGGGATTCTCGTGTCTGAGAAGACGGAATTACAGACAGCCCTGGCTCATACTCAGCAAGCAGCCAGGCAGAAAGCAG GAGAGTCGGAGGACCTCGCGAGTCGCCTGCAGTCTTCCCGGCAGCGCGTAGGGGAGCTGGAGCGGACTCTGTCTGCCGTGTCCACGCAGCAGAAACAGGCAGACAGG TACAACAAGGAACTAACCAAAGAGCGAGATGCCCTCAAGCTGGAGTTATACAAGAACAA CAAAAACACTGAGGACCTGAAGCAGCAGAACTCAGAACTGGAGGAGAAGCTTCGAGTCTTGTTGACAAAGAAGGAGTCCCTGCAGCTCGGGATGGAGGAGCTGCAAAAGAAGCTGGAGATGTCAGAGCTCCTGCTGCAACAA TTTTCTAGTCAATCTGAACCCCGTGATAACAACCAGCAGTTACAGCAGGCCCTGGCAGAGCGGGCACAGCTGGAGACACAAGTGGTGCAG CTGAAGGATTTGCTGAGGCAACTGCAGGTGGAGAGAGACCAGTACGCAGGGAATCTGAAAGAAGAGAATGCCTTTTGGCAGCAGAAGATGCAGCAGGTGTCGGAGCAG ATGCTCAggttgagggaggagaaggagcacAGCGTGAGCCGGGTGCAGGAGCTGGAGACCAGCTTGGCCGAACTGAAGAACCAGATAG CTGTGCCCCGACCCCAGGAGCCCCCAGCAGGGCCCTCAGAGGTGGAACGGCGCCTGCAAGCAGAAGCTGAACAGCTTCAAAAGGAAGTGAAGAGCCTGGCAGGGCAGCTGCAGGCCCAAGTGCAAGACAATGCAAGTCTGAGCCGCCTGAACCGGGAGCAGGAGCAGCAGCTGTTGGAGCTGCAGCGGGCGGCCGAGTTGTGGGGGGAGCAAGTGGAGGAGCACAAGCAGGTTCTGGAGGCCGTGCAGAGCGACCGCACCACCATCAGCCGCGCGCTCTCCCAGAACCGCGAGCTTAAGTCGCAGCTGGCTGAGCTGCAGGATGGCTTCGTCAAGCTG ACCAATGACAACATGGAGATTACCAGCACGCTGCAGTCGGAGCAGCACGTCAAGAAGGAGCTGGCCAAGAAGCTGAGCCAGCTGCAGGAGAAGCTGGGAGACCTGAAGGAGACG GTGGAGCTGAAGAGCCGGGAGGCTCAGAGTCTGCAGGAGCAGCGAAACCAGTACGCGAGCCACCTGCAGCAGTACGTGGCCGCCTATCAGCAGGTGGCCTCTGAGAGGGAGGGGCTGCACAGGCAGCTCGTGCTGCAGACCCAGCTCATGGACCGGCTGCAGCACGAGGAAATTGAGGGCAAGGCGGCGGCCAAGGTGGCCCGCCAAGAGTTGCAGGAGACCCAG GAGCGCCTAGAAGCTGCCAACCAGCAGAACCAGCAGCTACAGGCCCAGCTGAGCCTCATGGCTGTGCCTGGGGAAGAAG GAGATGGACTGGATGTTGTGGAGAAGGATGAGGAGGCTCCCCGGCCAAAGCTGAGCGTGCCGGAGGACCTAGAGAGCCGAGAGGCCATG GTGGCCTTTTTTAACTCGGCCTTAGCCAGTGCTGAGGAAGAGCAGGCACGGCTGCACGGGCAGCTGAAGGAGCAAAGGAGGCGCTGCCGGCGCCTGGCTCGCCTGGCAGCCCCGTCCCAGCAGGAGCTGGAGAAGGAGGCCCCAGCCCCTGGGAGTGGGGGCGACAGTGTGCCTCGGGAGACCCACCAGGCCCTCCAGGTGGCCATGGACAAGCTGCAG AGCCGCTTTACAGAGCTCATGCAGGAGAAAGTGGATCTGAAGGAGCGAGTAGAGGAGCTGGAGCATCGCTGCATCCAGCTGTCTGGAGAGACAGACACCATTG GAGAGTACATTGCCCTGTACCAGAATCAGAGGGCGGTGCTGAAGGAGCGGCACCGGGAGAAGGAGGCGTACATTAGCCGGCTGGCTCAGGACAAGGAGGAAATGAAG GTGAAGCTGCTGGAGCTGCAGGAGCTGGTGTTACGCCTGGTGAACGAGCGTGATGAATGGTATGGCAAGTCTGTGGCAGCTGCCCAGAAGCCTGCTGGCGAGCCCGCTACAGCGCCCCCAGCCGCCCAGGAGCTTGGCGCTGTCGACAGCCAAAACACCGCTCAGGATG ATCTCCACGAGGTGAGCCTCACCAACAATGTGGAGCCTACCCAGGCAGAGGCCCTGctgggccaggctgcccctgAGAACCTCACTGCGCAGCAGATCATGCAGCTGCTGCGTGAAATGCAGAATCCCCAGGAGTACCCAGGCTTGGGCACCAACCCCTGCGTCCCCTTCTTCTACCGGGCCGACGAGAATGACGAGGTGAAGATCATGGTGATCTAA
- the GOLGA2 gene encoding golgin subfamily A member 2 isoform X1: MWPHLPPPRPGMSEENRQMKLAAAKKKLREFQQKNNLGAFPKKKKKIKNGSSPEITTSDDGHSPEDIQDILKVLVSDLNRSNGVALPPLDNWKAPKDRAATASEPAVDTVSPDGVPSPSASPPRVTGMASTQNHDAEHGPSPMDESISISSTESLRQLSQQLNGLVKESTSYINGEGLASSANIKNLESRYQELSVALDSSNLTNKQLSSKIEELKQQNQETLDQLEKEKKEFKQKLAKEQGALREQLQVHIQTIGILVSEKTELQTALAHTQQAARQKAGESEDLASRLQSSRQRVGELERTLSAVSTQQKQADRYNKELTKERDALKLELYKNNKNTEDLKQQNSELEEKLRVLLTKKESLQLGMEELQKKLEMSELLLQQFSSQSEPRDNNQQLQQALAERAQLETQVVQLKDLLRQLQVERDQYAGNLKEENAFWQQKMQQVSEQMLRLREEKEHSVSRVQELETSLAELKNQIAVPRPQEPPAGPSEVERRLQAEAEQLQKEVKSLAGQLQAQVQDNASLSRLNREQEQQLLELQRAAELWGEQVEEHKQVLEAVQSDRTTISRALSQNRELKSQLAELQDGFVKLTNDNMEITSTLQSEQHVKKELAKKLSQLQEKLGDLKETVELKSREAQSLQEQRNQYASHLQQYVAAYQQVASEREGLHRQLVLQTQLMDRLQHEEIEGKAAAKVARQELQETQERLEAANQQNQQLQAQLSLMAVPGEEGDGLDVVEKDEEAPRPKLSVPEDLESREAMVAFFNSALASAEEEQARLHGQLKEQRRRCRRLARLAAPSQQELEKEAPAPGSGGDSVPRETHQALQVAMDKLQSRFTELMQEKVDLKERVEELEHRCIQLSGETDTIGEYIALYQNQRAVLKERHREKEAYISRLAQDKEEMKVKLLELQELVLRLVNERDEWYGKSVAAAQKPAGEPATAPPAAQELGAVDSQNTAQDDLHEVSLTNNVEPTQAEALLGQAAPENLTAQQIMQLLREMQNPQEYPGLGTNPCVPFFYRADENDEVKIMVI, translated from the exons GCGCCCAAAGACCGCGCCGCTACTGCTTCAGAACCTGCTGTTGACACTGTGTCACCTGACGGTGTCCCTTCCCCCAGTGCTAGTCCCCCCCGTGTCACTGGCATGGCATCAACTCAG AACCATGATGCTGAACATGGTCCTAGTCCCATGGATGAAAGCAT ATCCATTTCATCTACTGAGAGCCTGCGCCAGCTTTCTCAGCAGCTCAACGGTCTTGTGAAAGAG TCTACATCGTACATCAATGGGGAGGGCCTAGCATCTTCTGCTAATATAAAGAATCTGGAG AGCCGGTACCAAGAGCTATCAGTAGCCCTGGACTCCAGCAAtctaacaaacaaacaactcaGTAGCAAGATAGAGGAATTG AAACAACAGAACCAGGAAACTTTGGATCAACTAGAAAAA GAGAAGAAGGAATTTAAGCAAAAGCTTGCGAAGGAACAAGGGGCTCTAAGAGAGCAGCTCCAG GTCCACATTCAGACCATAGGGATTCTCGTGTCTGAGAAGACGGAATTACAGACAGCCCTGGCTCATACTCAGCAAGCAGCCAGGCAGAAAGCAG GAGAGTCGGAGGACCTCGCGAGTCGCCTGCAGTCTTCCCGGCAGCGCGTAGGGGAGCTGGAGCGGACTCTGTCTGCCGTGTCCACGCAGCAGAAACAGGCAGACAGG TACAACAAGGAACTAACCAAAGAGCGAGATGCCCTCAAGCTGGAGTTATACAAGAACAA CAAAAACACTGAGGACCTGAAGCAGCAGAACTCAGAACTGGAGGAGAAGCTTCGAGTCTTGTTGACAAAGAAGGAGTCCCTGCAGCTCGGGATGGAGGAGCTGCAAAAGAAGCTGGAGATGTCAGAGCTCCTGCTGCAACAA TTTTCTAGTCAATCTGAACCCCGTGATAACAACCAGCAGTTACAGCAGGCCCTGGCAGAGCGGGCACAGCTGGAGACACAAGTGGTGCAG CTGAAGGATTTGCTGAGGCAACTGCAGGTGGAGAGAGACCAGTACGCAGGGAATCTGAAAGAAGAGAATGCCTTTTGGCAGCAGAAGATGCAGCAGGTGTCGGAGCAG ATGCTCAggttgagggaggagaaggagcacAGCGTGAGCCGGGTGCAGGAGCTGGAGACCAGCTTGGCCGAACTGAAGAACCAGATAG CTGTGCCCCGACCCCAGGAGCCCCCAGCAGGGCCCTCAGAGGTGGAACGGCGCCTGCAAGCAGAAGCTGAACAGCTTCAAAAGGAAGTGAAGAGCCTGGCAGGGCAGCTGCAGGCCCAAGTGCAAGACAATGCAAGTCTGAGCCGCCTGAACCGGGAGCAGGAGCAGCAGCTGTTGGAGCTGCAGCGGGCGGCCGAGTTGTGGGGGGAGCAAGTGGAGGAGCACAAGCAGGTTCTGGAGGCCGTGCAGAGCGACCGCACCACCATCAGCCGCGCGCTCTCCCAGAACCGCGAGCTTAAGTCGCAGCTGGCTGAGCTGCAGGATGGCTTCGTCAAGCTG ACCAATGACAACATGGAGATTACCAGCACGCTGCAGTCGGAGCAGCACGTCAAGAAGGAGCTGGCCAAGAAGCTGAGCCAGCTGCAGGAGAAGCTGGGAGACCTGAAGGAGACG GTGGAGCTGAAGAGCCGGGAGGCTCAGAGTCTGCAGGAGCAGCGAAACCAGTACGCGAGCCACCTGCAGCAGTACGTGGCCGCCTATCAGCAGGTGGCCTCTGAGAGGGAGGGGCTGCACAGGCAGCTCGTGCTGCAGACCCAGCTCATGGACCGGCTGCAGCACGAGGAAATTGAGGGCAAGGCGGCGGCCAAGGTGGCCCGCCAAGAGTTGCAGGAGACCCAG GAGCGCCTAGAAGCTGCCAACCAGCAGAACCAGCAGCTACAGGCCCAGCTGAGCCTCATGGCTGTGCCTGGGGAAGAAG GAGATGGACTGGATGTTGTGGAGAAGGATGAGGAGGCTCCCCGGCCAAAGCTGAGCGTGCCGGAGGACCTAGAGAGCCGAGAGGCCATG GTGGCCTTTTTTAACTCGGCCTTAGCCAGTGCTGAGGAAGAGCAGGCACGGCTGCACGGGCAGCTGAAGGAGCAAAGGAGGCGCTGCCGGCGCCTGGCTCGCCTGGCAGCCCCGTCCCAGCAGGAGCTGGAGAAGGAGGCCCCAGCCCCTGGGAGTGGGGGCGACAGTGTGCCTCGGGAGACCCACCAGGCCCTCCAGGTGGCCATGGACAAGCTGCAG AGCCGCTTTACAGAGCTCATGCAGGAGAAAGTGGATCTGAAGGAGCGAGTAGAGGAGCTGGAGCATCGCTGCATCCAGCTGTCTGGAGAGACAGACACCATTG GAGAGTACATTGCCCTGTACCAGAATCAGAGGGCGGTGCTGAAGGAGCGGCACCGGGAGAAGGAGGCGTACATTAGCCGGCTGGCTCAGGACAAGGAGGAAATGAAG GTGAAGCTGCTGGAGCTGCAGGAGCTGGTGTTACGCCTGGTGAACGAGCGTGATGAATGGTATGGCAAGTCTGTGGCAGCTGCCCAGAAGCCTGCTGGCGAGCCCGCTACAGCGCCCCCAGCCGCCCAGGAGCTTGGCGCTGTCGACAGCCAAAACACCGCTCAGGATG ATCTCCACGAGGTGAGCCTCACCAACAATGTGGAGCCTACCCAGGCAGAGGCCCTGctgggccaggctgcccctgAGAACCTCACTGCGCAGCAGATCATGCAGCTGCTGCGTGAAATGCAGAATCCCCAGGAGTACCCAGGCTTGGGCACCAACCCCTGCGTCCCCTTCTTCTACCGGGCCGACGAGAATGACGAGGTGAAGATCATGGTGATCTAA
- the GOLGA2 gene encoding golgin subfamily A member 2 isoform X2, with protein MWPHLPPPRPGMSEENRQMKLAAAKKKLREFQQKNNLGAFPKKKKKIKNGSSPEITTSDDGHSPEDIQDILKVLVSDLNRSNGVALPPLDNWKAPKDRAATASEPAVDTVSPDGVPSPSASPPRVTGMASTQNHDAEHGPSPMDESISISSTESLRQLSQQLNGLVKESTSYINGEGLASSANIKNLESRYQELSVALDSSNLTNKQLSSKIEELEKKEFKQKLAKEQGALREQLQVHIQTIGILVSEKTELQTALAHTQQAARQKAGESEDLASRLQSSRQRVGELERTLSAVSTQQKQADRYNKELTKERDALKLELYKNNKNTEDLKQQNSELEEKLRVLLTKKESLQLGMEELQKKLEMSELLLQQFSSQSEPRDNNQQLQQALAERAQLETQVVQLKDLLRQLQVERDQYAGNLKEENAFWQQKMQQVSEQMLRLREEKEHSVSRVQELETSLAELKNQIAVPRPQEPPAGPSEVERRLQAEAEQLQKEVKSLAGQLQAQVQDNASLSRLNREQEQQLLELQRAAELWGEQVEEHKQVLEAVQSDRTTISRALSQNRELKSQLAELQDGFVKLTNDNMEITSTLQSEQHVKKELAKKLSQLQEKLGDLKETVELKSREAQSLQEQRNQYASHLQQYVAAYQQVASEREGLHRQLVLQTQLMDRLQHEEIEGKAAAKVARQELQETQERLEAANQQNQQLQAQLSLMAVPGEEGDGLDVVEKDEEAPRPKLSVPEDLESREAMVAFFNSALASAEEEQARLHGQLKEQRRRCRRLARLAAPSQQELEKEAPAPGSGGDSVPRETHQALQVAMDKLQSRFTELMQEKVDLKERVEELEHRCIQLSGETDTIGEYIALYQNQRAVLKERHREKEAYISRLAQDKEEMKVKLLELQELVLRLVNERDEWYGKSVAAAQKPAGEPATAPPAAQELGAVDSQNTAQDDLHEVSLTNNVEPTQAEALLGQAAPENLTAQQIMQLLREMQNPQEYPGLGTNPCVPFFYRADENDEVKIMVI; from the exons GCGCCCAAAGACCGCGCCGCTACTGCTTCAGAACCTGCTGTTGACACTGTGTCACCTGACGGTGTCCCTTCCCCCAGTGCTAGTCCCCCCCGTGTCACTGGCATGGCATCAACTCAG AACCATGATGCTGAACATGGTCCTAGTCCCATGGATGAAAGCAT ATCCATTTCATCTACTGAGAGCCTGCGCCAGCTTTCTCAGCAGCTCAACGGTCTTGTGAAAGAG TCTACATCGTACATCAATGGGGAGGGCCTAGCATCTTCTGCTAATATAAAGAATCTGGAG AGCCGGTACCAAGAGCTATCAGTAGCCCTGGACTCCAGCAAtctaacaaacaaacaactcaGTAGCAAGATAGAGGAATTG GAGAAGAAGGAATTTAAGCAAAAGCTTGCGAAGGAACAAGGGGCTCTAAGAGAGCAGCTCCAG GTCCACATTCAGACCATAGGGATTCTCGTGTCTGAGAAGACGGAATTACAGACAGCCCTGGCTCATACTCAGCAAGCAGCCAGGCAGAAAGCAG GAGAGTCGGAGGACCTCGCGAGTCGCCTGCAGTCTTCCCGGCAGCGCGTAGGGGAGCTGGAGCGGACTCTGTCTGCCGTGTCCACGCAGCAGAAACAGGCAGACAGG TACAACAAGGAACTAACCAAAGAGCGAGATGCCCTCAAGCTGGAGTTATACAAGAACAA CAAAAACACTGAGGACCTGAAGCAGCAGAACTCAGAACTGGAGGAGAAGCTTCGAGTCTTGTTGACAAAGAAGGAGTCCCTGCAGCTCGGGATGGAGGAGCTGCAAAAGAAGCTGGAGATGTCAGAGCTCCTGCTGCAACAA TTTTCTAGTCAATCTGAACCCCGTGATAACAACCAGCAGTTACAGCAGGCCCTGGCAGAGCGGGCACAGCTGGAGACACAAGTGGTGCAG CTGAAGGATTTGCTGAGGCAACTGCAGGTGGAGAGAGACCAGTACGCAGGGAATCTGAAAGAAGAGAATGCCTTTTGGCAGCAGAAGATGCAGCAGGTGTCGGAGCAG ATGCTCAggttgagggaggagaaggagcacAGCGTGAGCCGGGTGCAGGAGCTGGAGACCAGCTTGGCCGAACTGAAGAACCAGATAG CTGTGCCCCGACCCCAGGAGCCCCCAGCAGGGCCCTCAGAGGTGGAACGGCGCCTGCAAGCAGAAGCTGAACAGCTTCAAAAGGAAGTGAAGAGCCTGGCAGGGCAGCTGCAGGCCCAAGTGCAAGACAATGCAAGTCTGAGCCGCCTGAACCGGGAGCAGGAGCAGCAGCTGTTGGAGCTGCAGCGGGCGGCCGAGTTGTGGGGGGAGCAAGTGGAGGAGCACAAGCAGGTTCTGGAGGCCGTGCAGAGCGACCGCACCACCATCAGCCGCGCGCTCTCCCAGAACCGCGAGCTTAAGTCGCAGCTGGCTGAGCTGCAGGATGGCTTCGTCAAGCTG ACCAATGACAACATGGAGATTACCAGCACGCTGCAGTCGGAGCAGCACGTCAAGAAGGAGCTGGCCAAGAAGCTGAGCCAGCTGCAGGAGAAGCTGGGAGACCTGAAGGAGACG GTGGAGCTGAAGAGCCGGGAGGCTCAGAGTCTGCAGGAGCAGCGAAACCAGTACGCGAGCCACCTGCAGCAGTACGTGGCCGCCTATCAGCAGGTGGCCTCTGAGAGGGAGGGGCTGCACAGGCAGCTCGTGCTGCAGACCCAGCTCATGGACCGGCTGCAGCACGAGGAAATTGAGGGCAAGGCGGCGGCCAAGGTGGCCCGCCAAGAGTTGCAGGAGACCCAG GAGCGCCTAGAAGCTGCCAACCAGCAGAACCAGCAGCTACAGGCCCAGCTGAGCCTCATGGCTGTGCCTGGGGAAGAAG GAGATGGACTGGATGTTGTGGAGAAGGATGAGGAGGCTCCCCGGCCAAAGCTGAGCGTGCCGGAGGACCTAGAGAGCCGAGAGGCCATG GTGGCCTTTTTTAACTCGGCCTTAGCCAGTGCTGAGGAAGAGCAGGCACGGCTGCACGGGCAGCTGAAGGAGCAAAGGAGGCGCTGCCGGCGCCTGGCTCGCCTGGCAGCCCCGTCCCAGCAGGAGCTGGAGAAGGAGGCCCCAGCCCCTGGGAGTGGGGGCGACAGTGTGCCTCGGGAGACCCACCAGGCCCTCCAGGTGGCCATGGACAAGCTGCAG AGCCGCTTTACAGAGCTCATGCAGGAGAAAGTGGATCTGAAGGAGCGAGTAGAGGAGCTGGAGCATCGCTGCATCCAGCTGTCTGGAGAGACAGACACCATTG GAGAGTACATTGCCCTGTACCAGAATCAGAGGGCGGTGCTGAAGGAGCGGCACCGGGAGAAGGAGGCGTACATTAGCCGGCTGGCTCAGGACAAGGAGGAAATGAAG GTGAAGCTGCTGGAGCTGCAGGAGCTGGTGTTACGCCTGGTGAACGAGCGTGATGAATGGTATGGCAAGTCTGTGGCAGCTGCCCAGAAGCCTGCTGGCGAGCCCGCTACAGCGCCCCCAGCCGCCCAGGAGCTTGGCGCTGTCGACAGCCAAAACACCGCTCAGGATG ATCTCCACGAGGTGAGCCTCACCAACAATGTGGAGCCTACCCAGGCAGAGGCCCTGctgggccaggctgcccctgAGAACCTCACTGCGCAGCAGATCATGCAGCTGCTGCGTGAAATGCAGAATCCCCAGGAGTACCCAGGCTTGGGCACCAACCCCTGCGTCCCCTTCTTCTACCGGGCCGACGAGAATGACGAGGTGAAGATCATGGTGATCTAA